The bacterium genome contains the following window.
TGGCGGCGGCCTGCTGGGCCTGGGCCTTGACCTGGGCGGCGGCGTTCTGGGCCTGGGCCTTGGCCTGGGCGCCCACCTGGGCCCCGGCCTGGGCGCCGGCGCTGAAGCCGGCCTCCGCGCTGAACGAGGCCCCGGCCGACGCGTTGAAGGACGCCTGCACCGAGGCGGAGGCGCCGAGGGACGCGCCGGCCCCGAAGGACGCGCTGCCGCCGATGCTGGCCCCGAAGGAGGCGCTGGCGCCGATGCTGACCCCCGCTGCCGCCGCCGGCCGGCGGGCGCCGTCGCGGTTGAGGCCCTCGTGGGCGATCTCGAGCGTCTCCACGGCCAGGTTGTCGGCCCCCGAGTTGAACTCGGGCCCGTCCCACTTCACCGGCCAGGCGCGCACGAAGTTCCAGCGCATCAGCTCTTCGCCCGCGTCATCCAGCATGACGATGGAGCCGTCCTTGCGGCCCACCGACTTCGGGTTGATGGCGAAGTTGAAGTGCCAGTCCTCGGCCAGCTCCGACGCGACGTAGCCCAGCTTGAGCGTCACGTTCGGGAAGCTGCCCTGGCCCGGGAGCTTGTGCTGCCGATCGTTGACGCCGCCCTCCTGGTGGGTCAGCACCTCGATCTCGTGGCCCAGGCCCGTGACGTTCTGGAAGTGGCCGAGGGTGAGGCCGTTGATCTCCAGCTTGAAGTTGAAAGTGCCGTAGGCGTACTTCGCGGCGGCCATCGGCTAGTCCTCCATGCTCTGGGCCTCGTTCTCCAGCCGCTGCGCGAGCCGGAACACGATGAACTCGACGGGCCGCGACACGGCCAGCCCGATCCGGGTGACCAGCATACCGCGACTGACCTGTTCGGGTGGATTCGTCTCCTTATCGCATTGAACGAAAAAGGCTTCTTCGGGGGTCGCCCCCGTCAGCACGCCCAGATCGCGTAGCTCCATGAGGAACGCGGAGACCATCCGGGAGAGGCGCTTCCACAGGTCAGGACCGTTGGGCTCGAACACGGCCCACTGGGTGCCGTTCTCGATGGCCTGGGCGATGGCGCTCACCGTGCGGCGCACGTTGACGTACCGCCACTCGGGATCGCTCGACAGCGTCCGGGCCCCCCAGAGGCGCAGGCCCCGGGCCGAGAACGAGCGGATGCAGTTGATGCCCGACTCGTAGAGGAGCGCGAGGTGCTGGTCCTGGAGCAGCACCGAGAGATCGACGACGCCCTCGGCCACCTCGTTGGCCGGGGCCTTGTGCACCCCATGGCCGCGGTCGCTGCGGGCGAAGATGCCGGCGACGTGGCCGGAGGGCGGCACGGCGCGGCGGCGGCCACCGTCGAGCACGACCAGCCAGGGGAAGTAGAGCGCGGCGCGCGACGAGTCGAACTGCCGCCGCCACCGCAGGCTCTCCTGCACGTCGCCGCCGGGGGGCATGTCGAGGATGGCGAACCGGTTGGCCGACCGCTCGCACAGGGCGATGGCGGCCTCCTGCACGGCCTCGACGTCGCGAAGTGACCGGAATCGTTCGCTCTTCTGCCAGGCGGCCATGAGGTCCGGCATGACCAGCAGGTCGATGTCGGGGTACTCCACCAGGCACATGAGCCCGCGCCGCGAGGCGGGGCCGCGGTCGTAGCCGATGAAGTCGTCGGGGCCCAGGTTGTCGATGCCGTCGGAGCCGCCGACCAGCGGGGCCGCCTCGAAGGGCACGGGCTGGGCGAGCTCGGGCAGGACCTCCGGCCGCAGGGCCGTGACCTTGATGAGCCGGCTGATGTCGTTGACGCGCTCCACGAAGCGGGGGCTGTTGCCGAAGACCGACAGCGCCTCGAACCGCTCCGTCCGCTCCAGATCCCCCACCACCAGGTCGAACGCGAAGGCGGTGACGTAGGTGGGCGCGGCGGACGGGAAGGGGGCGCGCAGGGGCTCGGCCAGGGAGACCGTCTTCTCCTGGACGCGGGCCACCACCGTCCACTGCGTCACGTCGCCGGCCTGGATCTGCACCAGGGTGCCGGCGGCGAGGCCATGGGCGCTCTTCACCTGCAGCACGCGCTCGCCGGCGTCGGCGTCGCGGGTCAGGAAGGTGCGCTGGAGGACGGAGGTCTGCACGGTGGCGCGCAGGCCGTTGCCCCAGGTGCCGGGGTCGCGGGCGCGCACGCTCAGACAGGGGTTGCCGGCGCCGTCGTGCAGCACCAGCTCGGCGGAGCGCGCCACATCCTCGTCCTCGCGCCCCTCCACCCGGGCGACGCGCAGGACGTGGCAGTGACCGTCCACGTTGTCGAAGAAGCCCCGCAGCGCGGCGCCGAGGTAGGTGTCCGGCAGCGGCTCGCCGAACACCTCCACGAACTGCGCCTCGCTGTCGATGCGGACGGGGACGTCGAGGGGGCCGCGGCGCGTGATCCCGAGGAACACGGGCACACCGGTCTGGCCGAGGCTCAGCGGAGCGACCCGCTGCTCATCGGTGACGAAGTAGACCCCCGGTGCCCTCAGCTCGGCCATCGTTCGCCCTCGTCAGCGCCGCGACTCGTTGATCTCCTTGTTGATCCCGGAGATCTCACGAATCCAGAGCTGCCGCTCTCGGTGCTCCATCGACAGGATGTCGTCGAGCGCCCAGTGGAAGTGGTACGCGATGTAGGCTACCTCCTGGAAGATCCGCTCCAGGGGGTAGCTCACGATTCCCCCACGCCTGCCCCCAGGTCGATCTCGTACTCGTGCTGGCAGGCCGGACACTGGGTCTTGATCTGGGCAGAGCCCTCCTCGTTGATCCGGCGGTAGAATTCCTGCAAGTACGCAAGATCAGAAGAGAAGAGGCGCTCGATCACCGAGGGGTTGATGCTGTCCGTGGTGCCCAGCCGGGTGATCACCCGCGAGAGCAGGATGATGACCAGGTAGGCCCGGTTCTTCTGGACGCGGTAGTCCTGAAGCGGCGCGATCTCGTCCTTGGCGGTGGCCAGACGCATCACGCCCTCACGGTGCAGCACCCCGTTCGGATCGACGTAGCCCTTCGGCAGGATGAAGTTGAACTCGGTCTGGAACGCCATGGCGTCATGCTCGCTTGCGCCAGATGCCTGAACAAGAACGCGGCGTCACCCCACCATGGAGGACGCCGCGTACCCGGACGATGCCGACGGTCGGGGCAGGAGAACCAGCCCCCCCGGCGAGTCAGCGTCGGTCGATCAGCGAATCACGCCGGTGGCCGCCGTGGCGGACTCGGAGATGACGCGCTCCCACTTCTCGACGCAGAAGGTGATCTCCTCGACGGCGGCGTCATCGGCCTTGCCATCCAGGGTGAAGCCCTTCCACTTGCTCGGCCAGGTCTCGAAGAGGTTGTAGCGGACGACCTCGTCACCGGCGCTGTTGAGGAGGATGATCGACACGCTCTTGCGCTCGATCTTGCCCTCGACACCCCGCATGAACCAGTTGAAGAGGCTGTTGTCCTCGACGTAGCCGCGCTTGACGGTGATGTCGCCGTACTTGGTGCGGCCGGGCCGCTTGCGCAGCACCAGGTCGTTGCCGTCCTGGTACTCGACGATGGAGACCTCGGCAGACAGACCGTCGACGTTCTTGAACGCGCCGGCCGAGATCCCATCGACCTCGACGATGAAGTTGAAATTGCCGACGTGGTCAAACGCACGGCGCTGGTCAGAAAAGGCCATCGTGTCCTCCTAAGGGCGGCCCGGCGGCCGCCACGATGCGGTGGATGACGTCGGGCGCCTCACTCGGAGACGTCACCACCCGTCGGCATCTGCCCGATGCGGAAGATAACAAATTCGGCCGGCTTCGTGGGGCACATTCCGATCTCCACCACGAGCTGGCCAGCGTCGATGACCTCCGGCGGGTTCGTCTCGGCGTCGCACTTCACGTAGAAGGCCTGATCCGGCGACTCCCCGAAGAGAGCCCCATCACGCCAGACGCGCAGGAGGAAGGCAGTGATGTTGCGGCTCACGCGCTTCCACAGCATGTGGTCGTTCGGCTCGAAGACCACCCACTGCGTGCCGCCCTCGATGGAGTTCTCCACCATGTTGAAGAGGCGGCGGACGTTCACGTAGCGCCACTCGGGATCGCTGGAGATGGTCCGCGCGCCCCACACCCGGATGCCCCGGTTGGTGAACTCGCGGATGCAGTTGATCCCCTTGGGGTTCAGGATGTCCTGCTCGCCCTTGGTGATGTTGTACCGCAGGCCCAGCGCGCCGCGGACGATCTCGTTGGCGGGCGCCTTGTGGACGCCGCGCTCGGCGTCGGAGCGCGCGTAGATGCCGGCCATGTGCCCGGACGGCGGCACGTAGATCTCGCCGTCGTTGGGATCATAGACCTTGATCCAGGGGAAGTAGTACGCGCCGTACTTGCTGTCCCGGGGCTTGGGCAGCTTGTCGACCCCGCCCGCCTCGATGACCTCGGGCGAGTCGAGGATGGCGAAGCGGTACCGCATCTTCTCGCAGTGGGTCAGCACCGCGTCCTGGATGGCGGGATCGGTCTGACCGGGCGCGCAGACGATGGCGATCTCCTCGACCTCCTCGAAGGCGTGGAGACCGGCGCGATCGCCGGGGCCCTTGTCGTAGCCGATGAACCGCGCGGGGCGCTTGTCGGCCTCGCCCTGACCCACGTTCAGGACGAAGCAGCGCGCGCCGCCGTTGTTGAAGAACCCGTACACGGCGTGGGCGAAGTGCCCGCTGTCGGCGAAGTCGCCGAAGTTCTTCGTGAACGTGCTCCAGTTGGGGCAGAAGACCACCTGGTTGACCGGCCCCTTGCGGCTCTCGCCGATGAAGCCGACCGTGCTGGTGCCCACCATTTCGATGGGCTTGCTCGCCCCAGGGACCTCCTCGACATAAACGCCGGGGGACAAGTACTCAGGCGCCATCCATCATCCTCCTACGTGCCGGAACCGGTGGCCGTCGTGGCGCGCCGCGTTCCTCGTTCCGGGGACCAGTTGACCCCCATCTCCACATCTTCGACCGACCGGGCGACCTTGAGCC
Protein-coding sequences here:
- a CDS encoding phage tail protein translates to MAAAKYAYGTFNFKLEINGLTLGHFQNVTGLGHEIEVLTHQEGGVNDRQHKLPGQGSFPNVTLKLGYVASELAEDWHFNFAINPKSVGRKDGSIVMLDDAGEELMRWNFVRAWPVKWDGPEFNSGADNLAVETLEIAHEGLNRDGARRPAAAAGVSIGASASFGASIGGSASFGAGASLGASASVQASFNASAGASFSAEAGFSAGAQAGAQVGAQAKAQAQNAAAQVKAQAQQAAASAKAQAQNAAANAKAQAGANAKVEAGFSAKVGG
- a CDS encoding phage tail protein; amino-acid sequence: MAFSDQRRAFDHVGNFNFIVEVDGISAGAFKNVDGLSAEVSIVEYQDGNDLVLRKRPGRTKYGDITVKRGYVEDNSLFNWFMRGVEGKIERKSVSIILLNSAGDEVVRYNLFETWPSKWKGFTLDGKADDAAVEEITFCVEKWERVISESATAATGVIR
- a CDS encoding phage tail sheath family protein; its protein translation is MAPEYLSPGVYVEEVPGASKPIEMVGTSTVGFIGESRKGPVNQVVFCPNWSTFTKNFGDFADSGHFAHAVYGFFNNGGARCFVLNVGQGEADKRPARFIGYDKGPGDRAGLHAFEEVEEIAIVCAPGQTDPAIQDAVLTHCEKMRYRFAILDSPEVIEAGGVDKLPKPRDSKYGAYYFPWIKVYDPNDGEIYVPPSGHMAGIYARSDAERGVHKAPANEIVRGALGLRYNITKGEQDILNPKGINCIREFTNRGIRVWGARTISSDPEWRYVNVRRLFNMVENSIEGGTQWVVFEPNDHMLWKRVSRNITAFLLRVWRDGALFGESPDQAFYVKCDAETNPPEVIDAGQLVVEIGMCPTKPAEFVIFRIGQMPTGGDVSE
- a CDS encoding phage tail assembly protein: MAFQTEFNFILPKGYVDPNGVLHREGVMRLATAKDEIAPLQDYRVQKNRAYLVIILLSRVITRLGTTDSINPSVIERLFSSDLAYLQEFYRRINEEGSAQIKTQCPACQHEYEIDLGAGVGES
- a CDS encoding phage tail sheath family protein encodes the protein MAELRAPGVYFVTDEQRVAPLSLGQTGVPVFLGITRRGPLDVPVRIDSEAQFVEVFGEPLPDTYLGAALRGFFDNVDGHCHVLRVARVEGREDEDVARSAELVLHDGAGNPCLSVRARDPGTWGNGLRATVQTSVLQRTFLTRDADAGERVLQVKSAHGLAAGTLVQIQAGDVTQWTVVARVQEKTVSLAEPLRAPFPSAAPTYVTAFAFDLVVGDLERTERFEALSVFGNSPRFVERVNDISRLIKVTALRPEVLPELAQPVPFEAAPLVGGSDGIDNLGPDDFIGYDRGPASRRGLMCLVEYPDIDLLVMPDLMAAWQKSERFRSLRDVEAVQEAAIALCERSANRFAILDMPPGGDVQESLRWRRQFDSSRAALYFPWLVVLDGGRRRAVPPSGHVAGIFARSDRGHGVHKAPANEVAEGVVDLSVLLQDQHLALLYESGINCIRSFSARGLRLWGARTLSSDPEWRYVNVRRTVSAIAQAIENGTQWAVFEPNGPDLWKRLSRMVSAFLMELRDLGVLTGATPEEAFFVQCDKETNPPEQVSRGMLVTRIGLAVSRPVEFIVFRLAQRLENEAQSMED